The genomic window GGTCTTTTCGCCTTCTTGCACGACTGTCGAAGTATCACCGGAGTTTGCGGTTGCGACAATCTCCACAGTCACTTCGTCACCCTCGTATTGGGCGTTGTTTCCGCCCGTTTCGGTATCATTGATGAGCACTTGAACAGAGGAACGATCGCTGACACTCTCGAGCGTCTCAGTGGTGCTCGTCCCGGTGGCCTCATCATTCAGCACATATGTACTGGTCGAGTTATCGCCACCGACAATCTCATAACTCACTTCGACGTTATCGGCGTTTCCTTCAGCTTGCCAGGTAACACTCACTCTATCGTCTTGAGAACTGGTATCGACGCCTGCTTGCGCTTCGCCACCCATATCATTACCGAGATCCATCACGAAAGCGGCAATAACTGCCGCTAATATGACGGTTATAGCTACCATCAAAATGACACCTATGACGGGTGACACTGCGCGCTCTTCTTTACTTCCTACCAGCTTGCTTCGGTATTTACTTAAATCCATAGTGGATCACGCACCCGCAAACGGTCGGAAGGGTTATTGCCAGTGGTGCGAAACCACCGCAATGCGCGTCAGGGGATTGGGCTACCAACCATCCCGGCACATCCCTTCCGTCTCCGTTATCTGGATGCTAAATTACTCGAGACAGTCATCCCTACATATAGGTAGGGGATTGTGAAGGTTCAATTGTCAGAGATCTATCTCGAGACAGTTTCAGATTTGATAAGCAGCGGCCCGCTGAACCCGTTCAGCGGCCCCTTGGATTGTTCATGGCGGCTGATATCAGCGGTTTCAGAACTCGGCAATAACGGTTTTGGCCGCCCGGTTCATCGCCCCGAGTATGACCGATTCGCCGCTTGTGACTGAGCGCGCTCTCGCGCGCACCTACGATAGTCGTGCCTACGCTGACACGTGGGATGCCGTCGACGACTATCGCCGCGTCCGTGACTACGCCCACCGCAATCCGTCGAAGGGCTCGAGTGCGATCGCCTCCGCGCTAGATCTCCCGCGGGGCCGCATCCGACCGTGGCTCGACGAATCGAAACCCGATGCCGTCCACGGTCTCGAGACAGCCCGCGAGTACGGATGGCTCGACTGCGAGTTCGGCGACCCTGCGTTCACCGCGTTGAACACGCTCGTCGCGAACGTCTTCTCCGGTGGGTCGCTCGCCGAACAGTACTACCAGCCAAGTTTTGCACTGAATCGCCGCGGCGAAGACAGCCACGTACTCGACGCCCTCGAGCTGGCCGGCGTCGACTATCGCGTGGTCGACGATCGCGACGGCCGGGCCGACGAAGTCCGCCCGACTGACGCCGCCAGCGTCCTCGGTCGTGTGCTCTCCGTGCTGGGTGCCCCGGTCGGTCCGAAAGCCGACCAGCATCTTTCCTTGCCGGCGTATCTCGACGAGGCGCCAACCGAGGTTCGGGAAACGTTCGCCTACGCCTATCTCGAGAATCGGGCGATCGAACACGACGGGAAGGCCACGCTGACGATTCGGGAAGAACGCAACCGGGATTATCTCGAGGCGTTGGCTGGGTTGCTCGCATCGGTTGCGGGTGGCGGTGTCGAACTCGGGGAACGGGATATCGTGATTTCTGCCGACGCGGCGACGGCGCTGGGGACAGTTCGGTAGTCCGACCGGACGCTTTCCGTCGTTAGTTAGCGTTGCTACTCACTGTGTAAGGATTACTCACCCGATAATGTCCTGAATGTCATCTTTGACAGAACTGCCGCGACGAGTGACCTGAATCCTGCATCGTCGAGCGCTAGCAGGAGATTGAATGTGTCCGCGCGACCGTGCTCCCACGAGGTGAGCGATAGTGGTGGATCGGACGGTCTACTAAATCCAGACCGACGGACGTATCTGCACAGTGTCAGCAGTTATTGATTAGTTTTATACTTTCACCGGCCCCGTACTGGAGCAATGAGTCGTAAAAACCGTTTTCTTGAACTCTATCGGTCAGGCGGTTTACGGAATATTACTCGAGGGGTCTGGGATTGGGTTCTAACGACCGAATTATCGAAACGCATTCGGGCGCAGGCAACCCGCTTCGGCGGAGAATCCGTCTGGGAGAGAGACTGGGACGTTCTTTGCATTCTCGATGCGTGCCGTGTCGATTTGTTTCAAGAGGTAGTTGGCGAATGTAGTGTAATGACTTCAGTTGGATCAACTAGCCGTACTTGGATTAATCGAACGTTCAATAACCGAAACGTAGATTCGGTCGCATATATCTCTGGAAACCCGTTCGCAGACCAACTTGAGCCTGACAGTTTTGGGTATCTACATATCGAAAGATCAAGGAGTACCGATTATGGCGTCGAAACTATCCCTCCACGTGCTCTTTCCGATCGTGCAATTGATGTCTGGCGTCGTCGAGACGAGCTTGGTGTTGACAAACTAATCATTCATTTCATGCAGCCACATGCACCGTTTCGGTCTCAACCGGAATGGTTCGAACGCGCTCGCGGGACAAGTAGTTTGAGCGGCAACATTTGGGAGCGACTTCGAGAGGGTGAATTCACGTATGATGAAGTATGGGAGGCGTATGCGGACAATCTCGAATGGGCAATGACCGATGGGATTGCCCCTCTTACTCAGAACTGTGAGGCTACAATTGCGTTATCGGCCGACCATGCAAATGCGATCGGTGAATGGGCCGTCTATGGCCACCCGTTGGGTTGCCCTATTAGTGCTCTCAGGGATGTCCCATGGAAAGTAATCGACGGTGTTGATAAGCAGACGGTTGATCCAACAATCTCTGATGAAACGGCCGAGATCGATGTTGAAGAACAACTCGCGGCACTTGGCTATATGTGAGAAAGTTACCTTTCTTGCTTCTCTAATGTAACCTTCTGGTGGTGTGCTCCAATGTACACCGCATCCTCTTTTGAGGATACAACAGTCCTCAAATCACAGGATTCGCACATGACATGCCATTCGTACTCGACGGACCAATACCGAATCAAACGTTCAAGCTGCGCCCCGAGCCAGTTGATGACCATACCAAATATCGAAATTGAAACGGATTAAATCTACCTACGCCGAATCCAGTTCGACGATTCTCGAGTCGCGATGACGACGACTTTCCCTTCGGGTGTATCGTTGTCCGGCTCATATGCTCTGGTGGTTATCTGATACCCCTCTCCGATTGCTGCGATCGTATCCTCCGCTGGAACGCCTTTCTCTGGATGAGTCTCACAGATTATCGTCTCTGGCTGGTTTCCAAGACCTGATAGAATACTTTTCTCTGCACCCTCACAGTCAAGAACCAGGATGTCCGCGAATGAAAGCTCAGATGGCGGAATTGGTTCCGCTTGTTTCCCGTCACCATAGATATCGATACCTTCCCCTACGATTGAGTGCCGAACCTCTAATTTACCGTCACCAGTCCGGTTCACATCGACAGTATGCTTTCCAATTTCGATCATTTCGGCTGCCGCTTCATGGGCTGTGACCTTGGCTGCGCCGGCACTGAGGGCATACACTGTTGACACTCCGCGACCGAACCCGACTAGTTCGACTTCATCCCCTTCATTGACGTGCTCTGTAATAGCAGTAAGTAACCCCTCTTTGTAATACGATTTCGTCGATGTGATGTCTAAAATCGGGCCGTCATAAACAGCAACTCCTGCGAACACACGATATTTTTTCGGCAATATATCTCGGAGGGTGTTATCATAGAAACCCCGAACCAGATCGAGCATAGGTACTCTCTGTGCAGTGTTTTCCCTTTACTCTATTGGAAACATATTACCTCCTGGGCAGTGTAACCACTACGTGTAGCCCCTCCCGGCCAAGGTCATGGGGCTCCGGCCTACTCGCGGTTTTTGACGATGGTGTACTCGTCGGCGTTGTCGATCTCGAGCTGTGTCTCGACAGCGGTCTCGATTCCGTCCTGATAGTCTGCTCGCACAGGACTATTCGCAACCAACTCGTCAAGCGCTTTCTTCGGCAACGTTACGCTGACACGAATTTTCTCGTCCGACGACTCACCATCATTGGGCTTGTCGCCCATGCGTTCTCGGTGACACGGCCGCGTCAATAATGTATGGCATTTCGGAGTCTGGAACTAGCTCGCAGTAGCGTGCGATTACTCGAGAATGCGCGAACAACTGTGCGCACACTCACGAAAATGCGGTTGTAAGGGCAATCAATAAGTAACTAGCCGTGTAGATGTCTATTAAGAAGCTCATCGCAGCGGCGTCCTACTGAGGACGGGTGCCCGGAGTCGCGAAACGGGGGTTGAAATGCTCTCGTCCCTCCGACACACGGAACGCCAGCGGGCGGCCGATCTGCGTGGGCAGTTCGCGGACGAGAGTATATCCAATGTTTTCACCCATGAGCCAAAGCCAACAGCGCCTCGAGCAACAGCGACGCGAAGCGGCCGATGAGTCGCCATTCCGTCGCGATATGTGGTGGGGCAAAGACCGAGACGGCACTGAGAAGACAACTGGCCACGACCCGCAACCGTTCCACTACCGGAAAGAGCGGTGTGAGTACGTCATGACCGGCTTTTGGAAAGAGACGGCCGAACGCCTCCTCTGTCCGGTCGCCTATCACGAACCCGGCGAGTACGATCTCCATGACGAGCCCTGCGAGGTCGAAGTAAGCGACCCAGCGGTGTTCATCCCGAAACGGGCGCCCGACTGGCACGCCGACGGCGAGTACGGTGCGATGAGCCACCGCGTGCGGGTTAACGAAGAACACGGCAATCTCACCGGCCCACTGGTTCCCGATCGCCCGAAGCCGGATTTCATGGAGGGGGTCAACGACCTCCTCGGACACTGGGGCGACGAGCTAGATCTCTCGGACGGGAACCTCGAGACGCTTCGCGAGACGGCCGAACGACGAAAACGCAACGGCGATGATCGCGACGTCGATATCGTGGCCGGGCTGATGCAAGACGCCTGGCGCATGGCGAAAACTGGAGAGTAACTGATTCTCATGCACGACAAAACCGCCGACACCGAGAGCCGCTGGACTCGCCTCACCGCGGCGATCCCGACCGGAGCACAGGCGCTGACGATCGTCTTCGTCGTCCTCCTGGTCGCGTCGATGCCCGCGCCGTTCGCGTTCGCGGCCGGCATGAACAGCGGGACGGCCGCTGCCGCGACCTCAACCACGACGACGACGTCGCTGAGTTCGGCGTCACTGTCGACCACGACCACGGCAACGCTTGATGACAATACGTCCTACTATGACGATTTCGAAGACGGAACTGCGGACGGCTGGAACGATAATGAGTCGACTGCAATAATTTCCAGCGAGTCGTTCTACGGGAACAATTCACATCTGGTCTATGACGGCAACGGCTCAGCAGCTAACGTCACATGGGCGGGTGGCCCCACGTTCTCGAGCCAAGAGAACTTCGAACTCACTGGCACATACCGCGCAGATCACGGCGATGGCAGCGGCGGTGCGATTCGATTTGGCCTTGGAGAGAAAGACACAGTCGAATCGGGTGGCCCCATCTGGGCTGTCGTTTACATCCAACCCAACGAGAACGAGATTTGGCTCGAGTCGAGCGGACCGGACACGACGACGAGCGAAAAGAGCTCCGAAAGAATCAATGCAACGTTCGATGACATTTGGGCCGACTTCCGGTTGCAGTTCGACAGCGGCCAGATGAAATACAAAGTCTGGGAGGCTGGCACAGGAGAGCCAACTGACTGGATGATCACACACGACGCACCGGAGGATGTCAAATCACAGTTCTTCGCCCATGCCGGCCAGTCCGAACACGGGCAAGAGATCCAGTTCGACCAAGTCGACGCTGGCGGCCACGCAATCACTGGACAGTTCGTTGACTCAGACGGAAATCCAGTCCCGAACGCGACCGTTGAGGGCTATGGCGTCGACTACGCGAACGTCGAACAGCGGCTCAAGGAACAGGCCGATGATAACAACGTCACCGCCGAGGAACTCGAAGAAGAGGCTCAGAAACTCTTAGATGAAGCGGAGGGCGTTGAACCGCCTGACGGATGGACAAATTTCTACGAGACGTATAAAGAGAGTCCTGAAGCGATTAGTTCTGAGGAGTTTTCCGAGGGACTTGACGGAACGTATCCGTTGGTCCACGAGTACGACGACTGGGGGCAGGGAAGTACAGACATCCTCAGCGAGGAGGTGGACGCCCCACACCACACGGTTGACTCTGGCGAAATGGTTGTAATCTCGCTGTGGGATCTTGAGGAAGAAAACCCGATCCTCCCAGAAGGTCCGGTTAGCAACTCCCACCCCGGCGAGATTACGGACGGGCCAGTCGTCATTGAGGAATACTCGGCTGGCGATCAAGTCGACTCGAAAATAGTCGGGATGCAGGATGACGCGTTCGTTATCGAACGTCCGTCGGTCATGCCGAACACCGACGTTCCGGCGTACAAAACCTACCTCTCGACAGGAATCTACCGCGTCTACCCTGAGGGCAGCCCTGAGAAATCCTACTGGGTTCAGGTCGGCGACGCCGAAGAACAGTGGAACGCGCTCGAGACCGAACTCGAGAACCGAGCCGACGATCTCGAAGATGAATCCGACAAACGCACCCAACGCGCGCAGGATCTCCTCGATAACATGGAGGTCGGCGAAATGGAACGCCGGACGACGACGACCGACGAAAACGGGACGTTCTCGATCCGATTCCAGACGGGCGTTCAGAGGGCCGCCGTGCAAGGCTACCGTGCCGACGGGACCGTATTGACCGACATCACGGGACCGTCGTTCGACGACCTTCGTGATGAATCCGAGTCTGGATACAACGGCACCTACGTTCTCAGCGCGCCCAAGCGCTTCGACGTCCCGGCCGAAGGCGTCACGATCGAAGGCTACCGCGCTGACGAACTGCCACAACACCCAATCGAGGACTTCAACGACTTCTTAGAGTGGAAACAAAACCAAGTCCTCAACGAGACGGTCAACGACCTCCAAAGCGAGTACGACCAGCGACTTGAAGAACTGAACCGGACCCAACTCGAGGCTCGCTACACGACTCACCGACCGCTCATTGAGACGGTGCCGGGAGCGGAAGAGCGCTACCTCAGCCGCTCGCAGTTCGATTCCATCCAATCCGCTGAGGACCTCTCGGACGACGACCTCGAGACCGAGGTCGGTCACATGGAGACGGTCCTGCGGAGCACCGACCAGATCGCCCCGCCGGAGACCGATGACTCGGACTCGCCGATCTCAATCGAGGACGGCGAGCTGAACGCCGAGTACGGGCCAATACCGAGCGGCATTGACACGGACACACTCCAGCCGGAACTCCACTGGTCGAACGGCGAGAGCGAGGAAATCCCCGAAGAGTACTGGTCGATCGAATCGACGGGTGCACTCGGACGGAGTTCCCAACTCGTCATCGAGGGCTACCCGATCGACGACACTGACCCGGCGGCGTTCGACCTGCGTGTTCTCGGCGGCGGCGCTGGCGGCGTGCTCGATGACCGCCTCTCGGCGCTGAACCCGTCGTTCAGCGGTACAATCCCCGACGTGCAGGCGTTCGATCTGAACACGATGGCGCCCGGAGACAGCGAGACAGTCTCCATGACCGTGCGACTGGGTGATGACGACAACTACGGCGGCCTCGAGTCGGTCGAAGTCTTCGGCCCCGAGGGCCAGCAACTCACGACCGACGTGACTGGCGACAAAGCGTCGTTCGAAACCAACGGCGCCGGCAAACACTTCGTTCGCGCGACCGTCACGGACTCGACCGGCGGCCAATTCGTCCACACGTTCCAGCTCCGCGCACTCGAGCAAGGCCGGGACGATCCGGCGACGGTTCGGGCTGAGACAGCGATCGGCGACCGCGTGTTCGCGCTGGTCGGCGAGAAACTCGAAGACGCAGAGATTCGCGCCAACGGCGGCTCGCTCGAGGTCGACGCGATCGCACCCGGCGGCGAGATTCCCTCGTCGATCCACATCAAGCCACGCGCCGCGATGGAGCAGTCGGCGACGGATATCAACATCCGCGTTCTCGAGGGCCACGACGAGGCGACCGTCGACACGACTGTCGAGACGGTCATCCATCTGGATTCACTCGCCGACGGCGCCGTTGTCTGGCGTGGCGATCCCGGCCTCCTCGGCCAGCCACTCGCCGACGGTGGCACGCGCTACGGCGAGGTGATGGAGCGCGACCTCGGCGACGGCGAGACGAAGTACGTCATCCGAACGTACTCGGACTCCGACGGCTCGGTCTCGTTGACCATCAACGAGGACCCGGGGCTGTGGGCCGGAACCGAGCACACGATTGCCAAGAGCCTCCCGCGCCCGTCACTCCCGGTCCTCTCGATCGTCTCGAGCCTATTCGGCTCGCTATCGGTCGTCGGCGTCGGACTCATTGCGCGCCGCCGGCAGCCAAAACTCCGGTGATACCATGTTCAGGAGAGACTTTCTGACGACGGCAGGAGCAACGGCAGGCACACTCTCGACCCCAGCGTTCGTCGGCCCGTTCGACGGCCGGATCGGCTCGAGTGACACACTCACACTGGCTGCGCTCGACGCGGAGAACATCAAGACGTTCGGCGATTTGAACCCGTCGTTCGTGTTCTTCTACAGCGACGACAGCGCCCGATCATCGTTGCAGTCGTGGGTCGACTCGAGCGACGACCGCGTACTCAAACGCGACCATCCGACGGTCGGTATGATGACGATCTCGATGCCCTGGTCGGAGGTCGGCCTCAAGCAGTACTCCGCTGGCGTCGGAGACTACGATGTCGGCCTCGAGCGCATCGACGGCGGTGCGCAAGCCCTCGAGTACGTCGATACGATCGACGCGAACATGGTCATGTCCCGACCGGAACCGCTCGAGGAACTCGAGGGGACCGGCGTGGCCTCTCTTGACCTCGGATTCCGCGAGAAGGTCTCGATGCTCGCCGAAACGGGGGCGTGGAATCCCACGCCCGAGACGGCCGGACTCGCGTTCGACGAGGACGCGCCGGAAGCGACACTGTCCGAGTCACGCGCTCACGTGCGCGCGGACGATACCGTTCTCTCGGGTGTCGACACCTCGAGCCTGACCGTCGCCGTCATCGACACCGGTGTCAACACGGGGCTCAACCTCGACGAAAGCCGCCTCCACGGCGAGTCGACAGGCTACGCGAAGGATGGCGACCCGACATACAGCGAGGAGGGCACCGACGCGATCACCGACGGCGACGGACACGGAACGTGGGTCGCCCACTGTATCGCGGGTTCGAACGGCTTCGCTCCCGATGCGACCGTACTGGGGCTCAAGGTGCTGGGCGACGACGGGAGCGGCGACACGAAAGACATCATCGCCGGCATCGAGAAGGCGATCGACGTCGGCGCCGACGTCGCCTGCCTCTCCCTTGGCAGCCCGCAGTGGTCCGAGTCGCTTGCGGCGGCGCTCAACGACGCTCGAGAGGCCGGTGTGTTCTGTGCGGTGGCAGTGGGCAATGATCGCTATGGAACCGTGTGGGTCGCCAGCCCGGCAGACGCTGACGGCGGCTTCGGCGTCCAGGCGTGTAACGTCCCCGAGTCGGGCGACCGCGACGATACGGAACTCGCGTACTTCGGGAACACCGGACCGGACCCCGGCAGCACCGACCTCTCCGGTGGCGACTCGGAGGGTGCGGTTCCACTGCTGGCCGCGCCGGGGATGTCGATTACAATCGAACTCCCCAGTGGCCTGAGCACGCTCTCGGGAACCTCGATGGCCGCACCCCACGTGGCTGGCGGCGCGGCCGTTTCCCGAGCAGCGGGCTACGGCGTCGACGAGACGTGGTCGCGACTCATCAAGTACGCTTACCCGCTCCCGAACGCGGGCGCAACCGAGGCGAAACACGGTCTGCTCGACGTTCAGGCGCTACTCGAGGGAACCGAACCAGCCGACGATCCGGCCGACGTGCGGACGGTTGAAGCCGCCGCACGCGACGACTTCAACGAATCGCTGTCGACGGTCCTATAGACCATGCACCGACGAGAGTTCCTTGCGACCACCGCGAGTCCCGCGTTCCTCGGGCTCGAGTGGGGGCCGTTGGCCGACAACGAAGGCCCGGAGACCAACAACCTCGAGTACGACGGTTCGATCCCTCAGTTTCCCGACCACATCACCGACGTTCGTGACGATATCGACGAGCTGGAAAACTACCAGCCGCGACTCGAGATCGCAACCCAACAGGCCCGCGACGATATGCAGGGGATGTACGGCTGGTCGGCCGACAGCGAGGACTACGACGTGACGGCTCACTACTACTGGGTCCGCTCACATACCCAGCGATCCCTCCTCTGGTACGCCGGCCTTGACGGAATCGGCCCAGAGGAGCATTTCTATGACCACGAGCCCATTCTCGTGTTTCAGAATCCCGACGGCACCGTGGACACGGTCGTCTTTTCGGGCGGCCATCACCTCGCCGCGGAAGAAGACGGCGAGTTCGGCCATCTCATCGAGGACCGCGTGGCCGATCGCCGAACCCACGTCGTCCTCCGGCAGATGCGCCCGCACAACCATTTCGTCCCGGCTGAATCGACGACCGACGGCGAGTGGATTCAAGGCCACTCGGAGTTCGGCAGTTGGCTCGACAAGCGCGAGTCCTGGTATCGCAACGGCCGCTACGACAAGACCAGCGACGTCGCCGTGATGGACCCGTTCAGCTTCTACGAATCGGGCGGCCGGACCCACTGGTGGCGCGAAGGGACGTGGGACGCGTGGGCGGCACAGAACGTCTACGTCCGCCGACTCGCGACGCCGGACACAATGCGGTACGAGGAGGTGTAATTTTCAGTTATGACAGAACACACACTCACACGCCGTGACGCGATGGCCGGGACGGCCGCGGCGGCGATCGGTGCCGCCGGTGCTCTCTCGATCACCCAGCGTGTCGCGGCCACGAATTCAGGAGAGGCAGAGCTCACGATCAACGGCACGATCCCCGATGGGACGTCGATCGATGCAACGGCCAACGAATACGACACGTCAGATTCCTCGACACCAATCAACTCCCAGACCGTCACTGCAACCAGTAGCGGAACGCTGGTCTATGACGGTCTCGAGGGGATGGGAGATTACTACTATGAGATCACGCTCAGCGTCTCTGGTGATGGGTCGGCAACGCCGGAGCTTGAGACGCCGCTGGTATTCGAAGTACCG from Haloterrigena turkmenica DSM 5511 includes these protein-coding regions:
- a CDS encoding type IV pilin; amino-acid sequence: MDLSKYRSKLVGSKEERAVSPVIGVILMVAITVILAAVIAAFVMDLGNDMGGEAQAGVDTSSQDDRVSVTWQAEGNADNVEVSYEIVGGDNSTSTYVLNDEATGTSTTETLESVSDRSSVQVLINDTETGGNNAQYEGDEVTVEIVATANSGDTSTVVQEGEKTVVVEGNTA
- a CDS encoding S8 family peptidase, with the translated sequence MFRRDFLTTAGATAGTLSTPAFVGPFDGRIGSSDTLTLAALDAENIKTFGDLNPSFVFFYSDDSARSSLQSWVDSSDDRVLKRDHPTVGMMTISMPWSEVGLKQYSAGVGDYDVGLERIDGGAQALEYVDTIDANMVMSRPEPLEELEGTGVASLDLGFREKVSMLAETGAWNPTPETAGLAFDEDAPEATLSESRAHVRADDTVLSGVDTSSLTVAVIDTGVNTGLNLDESRLHGESTGYAKDGDPTYSEEGTDAITDGDGHGTWVAHCIAGSNGFAPDATVLGLKVLGDDGSGDTKDIIAGIEKAIDVGADVACLSLGSPQWSESLAAALNDAREAGVFCAVAVGNDRYGTVWVASPADADGGFGVQACNVPESGDRDDTELAYFGNTGPDPGSTDLSGGDSEGAVPLLAAPGMSITIELPSGLSTLSGTSMAAPHVAGGAAVSRAAGYGVDETWSRLIKYAYPLPNAGATEAKHGLLDVQALLEGTEPADDPADVRTVEAAARDDFNESLSTVL